A single uncultured Methanolobus sp. DNA region contains:
- a CDS encoding methyltransferase domain-containing protein, with the protein MELQQKDNISNLVDCWNKASRTGLNILDEGRMAEVWNKRSVSYARNMEKDRRQNKTDQILAFLDECGFEPEGAKVLDIGCGPGTLSLPLSRIGADVTSLDISCGMLDRLKDSVKEESLPINIIERSWWTADIDELGFRNEFDLVIASMTPGIRDVENFERMMGCSKKFCYYSNFLRREEDKAYRDIRSSILGEKSDNNMNGMNFPFMYLYLSGYQPFLRVNHAEWKEEASWQETADRAIDFIGRGRDFDDGTKQKIMDYYQNAATDGMYLSESDVYTGMMIWEV; encoded by the coding sequence ATGGAATTGCAGCAAAAAGATAATATCAGCAACCTTGTGGATTGCTGGAACAAAGCATCAAGAACTGGCCTGAATATTCTGGATGAAGGCAGAATGGCAGAAGTATGGAACAAGCGTTCTGTGAGCTATGCCAGAAATATGGAGAAGGACAGGAGACAGAACAAAACCGATCAGATCCTTGCATTCCTTGATGAATGCGGCTTTGAGCCTGAGGGTGCAAAGGTTCTGGATATTGGGTGCGGACCCGGAACCCTCTCCCTTCCTCTTTCAAGAATAGGAGCAGATGTTACTTCCCTTGACATATCTTGCGGAATGCTTGACAGATTGAAAGATTCCGTAAAGGAGGAATCACTCCCAATAAACATCATAGAACGTTCCTGGTGGACAGCAGACATAGACGAGCTTGGATTCAGGAATGAATTCGATCTTGTTATTGCTTCTATGACTCCCGGAATCAGGGATGTTGAGAATTTCGAAAGGATGATGGGATGCTCAAAGAAGTTCTGTTATTACAGTAACTTCCTGAGAAGAGAGGAAGATAAAGCATACCGTGATATCCGAAGCTCAATACTCGGTGAAAAGTCTGACAACAATATGAATGGTATGAACTTCCCGTTCATGTATCTCTACCTTTCAGGATACCAGCCATTTCTCAGAGTTAACCACGCCGAATGGAAAGAGGAAGCAAGCTGGCAGGAAACTGCTGACCGTGCAATAGATTTCATAGGACGTGGCCGGGATTTTGATGATGGGACTAAACAAAAGATAATGGATTATTATCAAAACGCGGCCACTGATGGAATGTACCTTTCAGAATCGGATGTGTACACCGGCATGATGATCTGGGAAGTTTAA
- a CDS encoding ABC transporter permease, producing MIKNIETFGYERIVAYIQALNIYRISLNLNSTFSKFSTEGKIGVIGILAIIMMAVFAPMITLYPPQKITGDSLEAPGSVHILGTDELGMDIWSQICYGARMSLTIGLAVAFISGFGGGALGVLAGYIGGHADQALMRIIDVTMALPSFPLLIVISAFLGPSVLNVILILVLFSWAKPARIARSQTLAIKKNSYIIAARNYGAGPFYILRKHIFPEVMPVLFVLVIGISSHAIIAEAGLAFLGLGDPTSKSWGMMLNSATSFRSIYFTPYWQWWLLPPLFMLIILLLCLAFISRDMERILDPKLKIRKGV from the coding sequence ATGATAAAGAACATCGAAACTTTTGGATATGAAAGAATAGTAGCTTATATTCAGGCTTTGAATATTTACAGGATCAGTCTTAACCTGAACAGTACCTTTTCAAAATTCAGTACAGAAGGCAAGATCGGTGTCATTGGAATCCTTGCAATAATCATGATGGCGGTTTTTGCCCCGATGATAACACTTTACCCGCCACAGAAAATAACAGGTGATTCCCTTGAAGCGCCAGGTTCAGTTCATATTCTTGGTACAGATGAGCTTGGAATGGATATCTGGTCACAGATATGTTACGGTGCAAGAATGAGCCTTACTATTGGTCTTGCAGTGGCATTCATCTCAGGTTTTGGCGGTGGAGCCCTCGGAGTTCTGGCCGGATATATCGGAGGACATGCCGACCAGGCACTTATGAGGATTATCGATGTTACAATGGCACTTCCGAGTTTTCCGCTGCTTATTGTAATATCTGCTTTTCTCGGACCGAGCGTCCTAAATGTAATTCTTATACTCGTGCTGTTCAGCTGGGCTAAACCCGCACGCATTGCACGTTCACAGACACTTGCAATAAAAAAGAACAGCTATATCATTGCTGCCCGTAACTACGGTGCAGGTCCGTTTTACATTCTCCGAAAACATATATTCCCGGAGGTCATGCCAGTTCTGTTCGTGCTTGTCATCGGCATATCCTCACATGCCATCATAGCCGAAGCTGGACTTGCATTTCTGGGACTGGGAGATCCAACTTCAAAGAGCTGGGGTATGATGCTTAACAGCGCGACCAGCTTCAGGTCGATATATTTTACACCTTACTGGCAATGGTGGTTGCTGCCACCGCTATTCATGCTTATTATACTCCTGCTTTGTCTTGCATTCATAAGCAGGGATATGGAGAGAATACTTGATCCTAAATTAAAAATAAGGAAAGGGGTTTGA
- a CDS encoding ABC transporter ATP-binding protein, which translates to MLKVKNIHFNYGSSKILNDLSFNVEEGQLCGLFGPNGCGKTTLFKCCMNFLKYHMGSVVMDGVDIQECSIADMAKIVAYVPQEHKPPFPYLVKEVVLMGRTPHLGGFFGISRDDKEKAWNALELLDIAHLANHPYNQLSGGQRQMVLIARAIAQETRIIFLDEPTSALDFSNQMRIWDLMRKVKDQGITILACSHDPNHVSWFCDKVVVMNRDGILCQGPPHDVITESVLNDVYQDMCAVRSLDGIRMVLPRSVSNRVW; encoded by the coding sequence ATGCTGAAAGTGAAAAATATCCATTTCAATTATGGAAGCAGCAAGATTCTGAATGACCTGTCTTTCAACGTTGAAGAAGGACAGCTATGCGGACTTTTCGGACCGAACGGATGCGGGAAAACAACCCTGTTCAAATGCTGCATGAATTTCCTTAAATATCACATGGGTTCGGTTGTCATGGACGGTGTGGACATACAAGAATGTAGCATTGCAGACATGGCAAAGATAGTTGCATATGTTCCTCAGGAGCATAAACCGCCTTTTCCCTATCTTGTCAAGGAAGTCGTGCTAATGGGAAGAACTCCGCATCTTGGAGGATTTTTTGGGATCAGCCGGGATGACAAGGAAAAAGCATGGAACGCCCTGGAGTTACTGGACATTGCACATCTTGCAAACCATCCTTACAACCAGCTCTCCGGCGGACAACGCCAGATGGTATTGATTGCAAGGGCAATTGCACAGGAAACAAGGATAATTTTCCTTGATGAACCGACATCTGCACTGGATTTCAGTAACCAGATGAGGATTTGGGATCTTATGAGGAAGGTCAAAGATCAGGGAATAACGATCCTGGCGTGCAGCCATGATCCTAATCATGTTTCCTGGTTCTGCGATAAGGTCGTGGTAATGAACAGGGATGGTATTCTCTGCCAGGGACCACCACACGATGTGATCACCGAATCGGTGCTCAATGATGTTTATCAGGATATGTGTGCGGTCAGATCGTTAGATGGCATTAGAATGGTGTTGCCCAGAAGCGTTTCTAACAGAGTATGGTAA
- a CDS encoding ABC transporter substrate-binding protein: protein MKSKVQYIAVLGILMCVLLSAGCTENMTDNSVVSDNTNNEEQYRTIVDSRGVEVQIPADIERVATISDGLVEGVMTAIGVQDTLVGVGSSCLQRNFNYTYETVDGETYEYENGMNPVTYLNPWIMELPLFVSSGSAVNYETLASLEPDVVIVRVGSCSLRYLDDENTQKSIDTMESLGFPIVVLYDPNCYDSPDMTTISDEINIIGQIFGKEDETQVIADYLESQVSFVSARTHDIQEDEKTDVLVFGASPKARGEGGAGQVFGLDTFESFFIEDIVNANNAFQEEGYFKTVSAEQMLALTPDVIVLCTASGYHPPLELYEAPYYQNLQEMDAIKNRRVVALPWSPCNCAKRLEYPIDVMVIATGTYPELFEDVQLDEWLLEFYQNVYGVDLETAKELRSTQWMDWTVDECPTCS, encoded by the coding sequence ATGAAATCAAAGGTACAGTATATCGCAGTGTTGGGTATATTGATGTGTGTCCTGCTAAGTGCCGGATGTACTGAGAATATGACCGACAATAGTGTTGTGTCAGACAATACTAATAATGAAGAACAATACAGAACAATTGTTGATAGCCGTGGCGTGGAAGTCCAGATTCCCGCTGATATTGAACGTGTTGCCACCATAAGTGATGGACTGGTCGAAGGTGTCATGACAGCGATCGGAGTGCAGGATACCCTGGTTGGAGTCGGATCAAGCTGCTTGCAGCGTAACTTTAACTACACATACGAAACCGTGGACGGAGAAACTTATGAATATGAGAATGGAATGAACCCGGTAACATATCTTAACCCATGGATCATGGAACTGCCACTTTTCGTATCTTCCGGTTCCGCTGTGAATTACGAAACTCTTGCAAGCCTTGAACCTGATGTCGTGATCGTTCGTGTAGGAAGCTGTTCTTTACGATATCTTGACGACGAGAATACACAGAAAAGCATCGATACAATGGAATCGCTTGGTTTTCCGATAGTCGTTCTCTATGATCCTAATTGTTACGATTCTCCGGACATGACCACCATATCCGATGAGATAAACATAATAGGACAGATCTTTGGAAAAGAAGATGAAACACAGGTTATTGCAGATTACCTTGAAAGTCAGGTCAGTTTTGTAAGTGCCAGGACGCATGATATTCAGGAAGATGAAAAAACTGATGTACTGGTATTCGGAGCATCTCCAAAAGCACGAGGAGAAGGCGGAGCAGGACAGGTATTCGGACTTGATACTTTTGAGTCATTCTTTATTGAAGATATAGTGAATGCGAACAACGCTTTCCAGGAAGAGGGATATTTCAAGACGGTAAGTGCAGAACAAATGCTGGCACTGACTCCCGATGTGATAGTTCTGTGTACAGCTTCAGGATATCATCCACCTCTTGAACTTTATGAGGCACCATATTACCAGAACCTGCAGGAAATGGATGCCATCAAGAACAGAAGAGTGGTTGCTCTCCCCTGGTCACCATGTAATTGTGCAAAAAGACTGGAGTATCCTATCGATGTAATGGTAATTGCAACGGGCACTTATCCCGAATTATTCGAGGATGTACAGCTTGATGAATGGTTGCTTGAGTTCTACCAGAATGTCTACGGAGTGGATCTTGAAACAGCAAAGGAATTACGTTCTACACAGTGGATGGACTGGACTGTTGATGAATGTCCGACATGTTCCTGA
- a CDS encoding ABC transporter substrate-binding protein, giving the protein MNKKGLLVLFSAFLISLVLMTAGCVDQDDTQNSITASYADAGSEKVDVVRLSGGDYGYPQPFSIYPRGPGSSKVGMIFDSLVERDEVGIIPWLAKSWEINADGTEYTFYLREGVSWNDGEPFTANDIKFTFEYEQEYVPIAGGMETGVVDSVQVVDENTVKFVLTQPVCTFLYKMTGFKIIPQHIYEDVTDPASFLDPEAVTGTGPFLLEEYNQEHGTYRFVMNENFWGPETSVEAVEFIPVSDALVSFEQGEIDFTSVSPDTLDRFTSDSDIRVVQQPAFWGYQFYFNMNKCTELGEKKIRQAIVYAIDREELVEKIGRGAGKPGEMGILPEDHIWYNSDQPDYDYNPEKAGELLDEAGWTDTDGDGIRDKDGQKLSYVLSLGSSEVRIGELIKERLSEVGIDVQVQALESKSRDANLKTGDFELAISGFGGWGKDADYLRTRYCDETSETNSVSSAASVFGYHNDTLNALGAQELQELDDKARKEIVYEMQTVLAEDIPAIPLYYTTSYDAWHISKYDGWINMYDHHARTHSILSYIQRDGIAAKR; this is encoded by the coding sequence ATGAATAAAAAAGGGTTATTGGTATTATTTTCAGCATTCCTGATATCTCTGGTCTTGATGACAGCAGGTTGTGTTGATCAGGATGATACTCAGAACAGTATTACAGCTTCATATGCTGATGCGGGATCTGAGAAAGTGGATGTTGTTCGTCTAAGCGGCGGAGATTATGGCTATCCACAACCGTTCTCAATATATCCAAGAGGTCCTGGATCATCAAAGGTGGGAATGATCTTTGACAGTCTGGTAGAAAGAGACGAAGTTGGTATAATTCCATGGCTGGCCAAAAGCTGGGAAATAAATGCAGATGGAACAGAGTACACATTCTATCTCCGTGAAGGTGTAAGCTGGAATGACGGGGAACCTTTCACAGCTAATGACATTAAATTCACTTTTGAATACGAACAGGAATATGTGCCTATCGCAGGTGGAATGGAAACAGGAGTTGTAGACAGCGTTCAGGTTGTGGACGAAAATACGGTCAAATTCGTACTTACTCAGCCGGTTTGTACATTCCTTTACAAGATGACAGGTTTTAAGATCATACCTCAGCACATATACGAAGATGTAACTGACCCTGCCAGTTTCCTTGATCCTGAAGCAGTTACAGGTACCGGACCATTCCTTCTTGAGGAATACAACCAGGAACATGGAACATACAGGTTTGTAATGAATGAAAACTTCTGGGGACCGGAAACATCTGTTGAAGCCGTTGAATTCATCCCTGTCAGTGATGCGTTAGTTTCCTTTGAACAGGGTGAGATCGATTTTACAAGTGTATCACCTGATACTCTTGACCGCTTTACATCAGACTCAGATATAAGAGTTGTACAGCAGCCTGCTTTCTGGGGATACCAGTTCTATTTCAACATGAACAAATGCACTGAGCTTGGTGAGAAAAAGATAAGACAGGCCATTGTTTATGCAATCGACCGTGAAGAACTTGTGGAAAAGATCGGCAGAGGTGCAGGAAAACCTGGTGAAATGGGCATACTCCCTGAAGATCACATATGGTATAATTCTGACCAACCGGATTACGACTACAACCCTGAAAAGGCAGGAGAACTGCTGGACGAAGCCGGATGGACTGATACAGACGGCGACGGCATACGTGATAAGGATGGACAAAAACTCTCATATGTATTATCACTTGGAAGCAGTGAGGTCCGTATTGGAGAACTCATAAAAGAGAGACTCAGCGAAGTTGGAATCGATGTTCAGGTCCAGGCCCTTGAGAGCAAATCACGTGATGCAAACCTGAAAACCGGAGACTTCGAGCTTGCCATAAGCGGCTTTGGAGGATGGGGAAAAGATGCGGATTATCTGCGTACAAGGTACTGTGATGAAACTTCAGAAACCAACAGTGTCTCATCCGCTGCATCAGTCTTTGGTTATCATAATGATACTCTGAATGCTCTTGGAGCCCAGGAATTGCAGGAACTTGATGATAAAGCACGCAAAGAGATTGTCTATGAAATGCAGACCGTGCTTGCTGAGGATATACCTGCGATACCACTCTATTATACTACAAGCTATGACGCATGGCACATTTCAAAATATGATGGCTGGATAAATATGTATGACCATCACGCAAGAACACACAGTATTCTTTCATATATCCAGAGGGATGGAATTGCAGCAAAAAGATAA
- a CDS encoding ABC transporter permease yields the protein MKNDRNSFVFRLMLTLFVILVINFFLPRMMPGDPFSTTSDEVAGEDVIIMTEEQRMYYMNYYGLDKPVHEQFLVYLKNLLKADLGRSIYYKMPVSDVIMLHLPWTMFIVLSSTVISTIAGVILGTFSAKNRKKGSDRIMMTGMIGFAEIPSFLLGLILLLIFSVHLRLFPLAGAITPFAHYSGLGEQLWDILYHACLPVMTLSLAQLTGVYLLTRNTLITVTTKDYIRTARAKGLGEKIVWTRHALRNALLPVVTRAGFMIGIMMGGVVLVESVFSYPGIGMTLRSAVIGRDYPLIQGILLVIAVSILICNLLVDKIYSKLDPRVTI from the coding sequence ATGAAAAATGACAGGAATTCATTTGTTTTCAGGTTAATGTTAACGCTTTTTGTAATTCTTGTCATCAATTTTTTCCTTCCCCGGATGATGCCCGGGGATCCTTTCTCCACAACTTCTGATGAGGTGGCAGGAGAAGATGTCATTATAATGACAGAAGAACAGCGAATGTATTACATGAACTATTACGGACTGGACAAACCGGTTCACGAACAATTTCTGGTATATCTGAAGAACCTGCTCAAAGCCGACCTTGGAAGGAGCATATACTACAAAATGCCGGTAAGTGATGTGATAATGCTGCATCTCCCGTGGACTATGTTTATCGTTCTTAGCTCTACAGTGATCAGCACGATTGCCGGAGTTATCCTAGGAACATTTTCTGCAAAGAACCGGAAAAAAGGTAGTGACAGGATAATGATGACCGGCATGATAGGATTTGCCGAGATACCATCATTTTTGCTTGGACTGATACTACTTCTGATATTTAGCGTACATCTCAGACTCTTCCCGCTTGCAGGAGCCATCACTCCCTTTGCACATTACAGTGGTTTAGGAGAGCAGCTATGGGACATATTGTATCATGCCTGCCTGCCTGTTATGACCCTGTCACTTGCACAGCTTACAGGTGTCTATTTACTCACAAGAAACACATTGATCACAGTTACTACTAAGGATTATATACGGACTGCCCGGGCCAAAGGACTGGGTGAAAAAATCGTATGGACAAGGCATGCACTTCGAAATGCACTGCTTCCGGTTGTGACAAGAGCAGGATTCATGATAGGAATCATGATGGGAGGAGTTGTCCTGGTTGAAAGCGTCTTTTCTTATCCGGGAATAGGAATGACTCTTCGAAGTGCCGTTATTGGTCGTGACTATCCACTTATCCAGGGGATCCTTCTGGTAATTGCAGTTTCCATACTTATCTGCAACCTGCTGGTTGACAAAATATACAGTAAACTTGACCCGAGGGTTACGATATGA